One segment of Labrus mixtus chromosome 10, fLabMix1.1, whole genome shotgun sequence DNA contains the following:
- the cyfip2 gene encoding cytoplasmic FMR1-interacting protein 2 isoform X2, whose product MTTHVTLEDALSNVDLLEELPLPDQQPCIEPPPSSIMYQANFDTNFEDRNAFVTGIARYIEQATVHSSMNEMLEEGHEYAVMLYTWRSCSRAIPQVKCNEQPNRVEIYEKTVEVLEPEVTKLMKFMYFQRKAIERFCGEVKRLCHAERRKDFVSEAYLLTLGKFINMFAVLDELKNMKCSVKNDHSAYKRAAQFLRKMADPQSIQESQNLSMFLANHNRITQCLHQQLEVIPGYEELLADIVNICVDYYENKMYLTPSEKHMLLKVMGFGLYLMDGNVSNIYKLDAKKRINLSKIDKFFKLQVVPLFGDMQIELSRYIETSAHYEENKSKWTCTQSSISPQYNLCEQMVQIREDHIRFISELARYSNSEVVTGSGLDSQKSDEEYRELFDLALRGLQLLSKWSTHVMEVYSWKLVHPTDKFCNKDCPGTAEEYERATRYNYTSEEKFALVEVIAMIKGLQVLMGRMESVFNQAIRNTIYAALQDFAQMTLREPLRQAVRKKKNVLISVLQAIRKTVCDWEGAREPPNDPCLRGEKDPKGGFDIKVPRRAVGPSSTQLYMVRTMLESLIADKSGSKKTLRSSLDGPIVVAIEDFHKHSFFFTHLLNFSEALQQCCDLSQLWFREFFLELTMGRRIQFPIEMSMPWILTDHILETKEPSMMEYVLYPLDLYNDSGYYALTKFKKQFLYDEIEAEVNLCFDQFVYKLADQIFAYYKAMAGSVLLDKRFRAECKNYGVIIPYPPSNRYETLLKQRHVQLLGRSIDLNRLITQRISAAMYKSLDHAISRFESEDLTSIVELEWLLEINRLTHRLLCKHMTLDSFDAMFREANHNVSAPYGRITLHVFWELNFDFLPNYCYNGSTNRFVRTAIPFTQEPQRDKPANVQPYYLYGSKPLNIAYSHIYSSYRNFVGPPHFKTICRLLGYQGIAVVMEELLKIVKSLLQGTILQYVKTLIEVMPKICRLPRHEYGSPGILEFFHHQLKDIIEYAELKTDVFQSLREVGNAILFCLLIEQALVVRI is encoded by the exons TATGCCGTGATGCTCTACACCTGGAGAAGCTGCTCTCGAGCAATTCCCCAG GTGAAATGCAACGAGCAGCCCAACAGAGTGGAGATCTACGAGAAAACGGTGGAGGTGTTAGAGCCTGAAGTGACCAAGCTGATGAAGTTCATGTACTTCCAG CGGAAAGCCATTGAGCGTTTCTGCGGTGAGGTGAAGCGTCTGTGTCACGCTGAGAGGAGGAAGGACTTTGTGTCTGAGGCCTACCTGCTCACCCTGGGCAAATTTATCAACATGTTCGCAGTGCTGGACGAGCTGAAGAACATGAAGTGCAGCGTTAAGAATGATCACTCTGCCTACAAAAG gGCTGCCCAATTCTTGAGGAAGATGGCCGACCCTCAGTCCATCCAGGAGTCTCAGAACCTCTCGATGTTTTTAGCCAACCACAACAGGATCACTCAG TGCCTACACCAACAGTTGGAGGTGATTCCTGGCTACGAGGAGCTTTTGGCCGACATCGTCAACATCTGTGTCGACTATTATGAGAACAAGATGTATTTGACCCCCAGTGAGAAACACATGCTGCTTAAG GTGATGGGCTTTGGTTTGTACCTGATGGATGGGAACGTGAGTAATATCTACAAACTAGATGCCAAGAAGAGGATCAACCTGAGCAAGATCGACAAGTTCTTTaaa CTCCAAGTGGTGCCACTATTTGGAGACATGCAGATAGAACTGTCCCGCTACATCGAGACGAGTGCTCACTATGAAGAAAACAAGTCCAA GTGGACGTGCACCCAGAGCAGCATCTCGCCTCAGTACAACCTGTGTGAGCAGATGGTGCAGATCAGGGAGGACCACATCCGTTTCATCTCGGAGCTGGCGCGCTACAGCAACAGCGAGGTGGTGACGGGCTCGGGCCTGGACAGCCAGAAGTCAGACgaggagtacagagagctgTTCGACCTGGCTCTGAGGGGCCTGCAGCTGCTGTCCAAGTGGAGCACACATGTCATGGAAGTG taCTCCTGGAAGCTGGTCCATCCCACAGATAAGTTCTGCAACAAGGACTGCCCCGGCACAGCAGAGGAGTATGAACGAGCCACGCGTTACAACTACACCAGCGAGGAGAAATTTGCCCTGGTGGAGGTCATTGCCATGATCAAAGGGCTgcag GTTCTGATGGGCCGAATGGAGTCAGTGTTCAACCAGGCCATCAGGAATACAATCTACGCAGCGCTGCAGGACTTTGCCCAGATGACCCTGAGAGAGCCTCTGCGCCAGGCTGTACGCAAGAAGAAGAACGTCCTCATTAG tgTTCTTCAGGCCATTCGTAAGACGGTCTGTGACTGGGAGGGGGCGAGGGAACCTCCAAATGACCCCTGTCTGAGGGGGGAGAAGGACCCCAAAGGTGGATTTGACATCAAAGTGCCGCGCAGGGCTGTAGGACCCTCGAGCACACAG ctgtACATGGTGCGCACCATGCTGGAGTCCTTGATAGCGGATAAGAGCGGCTCTAAGAAGACGCTCCGCAGCAGCCTGGATGGACCCATAGTGGTGGCTATAGAGGACTTCCACAAACATTCCTTCTTCTTCACACACCTGCTCAACTTCAGTG AGGCCCTGCAGCAGTGCTGTGACCTCTCCCAGCTGTGGTTCAGAGAGTTCTTCCTGGAGCTGACCATGGGTCGCAGAATCCAGTTCCCCATTGAGATGTCCATGCCCTGGATCCTCACCGACCACATCCTGGAGACCAAGGAGCCCTCCATGATGGA ataTGTGCTGTATCCTCTAGACCTTTACAACGACAGTGGCTACTACGCTCTCACTAAGTTCAAGAAACAGTTCCTGTATGATGAAATCGAGGCTGAG GTGAACCTCTGCTTTGACCAGTTTGTCTACAAGTTAGCGGATCAGATATTTGCCTACTACAAAGCAATGGCTGGAAG CGTCCTCCTGGACAAGCGTTTCCgagcagagtgtaaaaactatGGTGTGATCATCCCGTACCCTCCTTCAAACCGCTATGAAACCCTGCTCAAACAGAGACACGTTCAG CTGCTGGGTCGCTCTATTGACCTGAACCGTCTGATCACTCAGAGGATCTCAGCAGCGATGTACAAGTCCCTGGACCACGCCATCAGCCGCTTTGAGAGCGAGGACCTCACTTCCATAGTg GAGCTGGAGTGGCTGCTGGAGATCAACAGACTAACCCACCGGCTTCTGTGCAAGCACATGACCCTGGACAGCTTCGACGCCATGTTCCGCGAGGCCAACCACAATGTGTCCGCTCCCTACGGACGAATCACACTCCACGTCTTCTGGGAACTCAACTTTGATTTCCTGCCTAACTACTGCTACAACGGATCCACAAACCG tTTCGTACGCACAGCCATTCCCTTCACCCAGGAGCCTCAAAGAGACAAGCCAGCTAATGTGCAGCCTTACTACCTGTATGGGTCCAAG cCTCTGAACATCGCCTACTCCCACATATACAGCTCCTACAGAAACTTTGTTGGCCCGCCTCACTTCAAGACCATCTGCCGTCTCCTTGGTTACCAAGGCATTGCAGTCGtgatggaggagctgctgaAGATTGTCAAGAGCCTG TTACAGGGCACCATACTGCAGTATGTAAAAACACTGATCGAAGTCATGCCGAAGATCTGTCGCCTACCGCGCCATGAGTACGGCTCACCAG GTATCCTGGAGTTCTTCCACCATCAGCTCAAGGACATCATTGAGTATGCTGAGCTGAAGACAGATGTTTTCCAGAGCTTAAGGGAGGTAGGGAATGCCATCCTCTTCTGCCTGCTCATCGAGCAAGCTCTg GTGGTAAGGATTTAG